A stretch of the Myxococcus guangdongensis genome encodes the following:
- a CDS encoding 6-phosphofructokinase has translation MKVAVLTGGGDCPGLNAVIRALVRRASAHGFEMMGLRDGWKGLLDDNHFRLTRETTSGILHRGGTILGTSRVNPFKVENGLEKVKRAIERNGIHAVIAIGGEGTLSAATRMSQEGLRIVGVPKTIDNDLNGTDFTFGFDTAVAIATEAVDRLHSTAESHKRVIVCEVMGRHVGWIATYAGIAGGADVILVPEIPADLERVAEHIRSRHAGGRSFSIVVVAEGTRIKLSADQGEQLVTSGALDEAGRPRLGGVGNIVAQEIERRTGFETRVSVLGHIQRGGAPTAHDRVLATRYGVHACDMVARGEFGKMAALKGNEIVSIELSAATKELKRVPTEFFEVAQVFFG, from the coding sequence ATGAAAGTCGCCGTGCTTACCGGCGGGGGTGACTGCCCCGGCCTCAACGCCGTCATCCGCGCCCTCGTCCGCCGCGCCTCCGCCCACGGTTTCGAGATGATGGGCCTCCGCGACGGGTGGAAGGGCCTGCTCGATGACAACCACTTCCGCCTCACCCGCGAGACGACCTCCGGCATCCTCCACCGGGGCGGCACCATCCTCGGCACCTCGCGCGTCAACCCGTTCAAGGTGGAGAACGGCCTGGAGAAGGTGAAGCGCGCCATCGAGCGCAACGGCATCCACGCCGTCATCGCCATCGGCGGCGAGGGCACGCTGTCGGCCGCCACGCGCATGTCCCAGGAGGGGCTGCGAATCGTGGGCGTGCCGAAGACCATCGACAACGATTTGAACGGCACCGACTTCACGTTCGGCTTCGACACCGCGGTGGCGATCGCCACGGAGGCGGTGGACCGGCTGCACTCGACGGCCGAGTCGCACAAGCGCGTCATCGTGTGCGAGGTGATGGGCCGGCACGTGGGCTGGATTGCCACCTACGCGGGCATCGCCGGCGGCGCGGACGTCATCCTGGTGCCGGAGATTCCCGCGGACCTGGAGCGCGTGGCCGAGCACATCCGCAGCCGTCACGCGGGCGGGCGCAGCTTCTCCATCGTCGTGGTGGCCGAGGGCACGCGCATCAAGCTGTCCGCGGACCAGGGCGAGCAGCTGGTGACGAGCGGCGCGCTGGACGAGGCGGGACGTCCCCGGCTGGGCGGCGTGGGCAACATCGTCGCGCAGGAAATCGAGCGCCGCACGGGCTTCGAGACGCGCGTGTCGGTGCTGGGCCACATCCAGCGCGGCGGCGCGCCCACCGCGCATGACCGCGTGCTGGCCACGCGCTACGGCGTGCACGCGTGCGACATGGTCGCCCGGGGCGAGTTCGGGAAGATGGCCGCGCTCAAGGGCAACGAAATCGTCAGCATCGAGCTGTCCGCCGCCACCAAGGAGCTCAAGCGCGTGCCGACGGAGTTCTTCGAGGTCGCCCAGGTGTTCTTCGGCTGA
- a CDS encoding amidase, which translates to MDPFISLDATAQADLVRRREVTPLELVDAAISRIERCNPRLNAVVQTQFETARLRAKSSLPEGPFTGVPFLLKDLLAAQEGHPLTFGSRFAKDFAPGHDSELVKRYLRAGLVVLGKTNTSELGLLPTTEGSLHGPCRNPWDVTRTPGGSSGGAAAAVASGMVPFAHASDGGGSIRIPASACGLFGLKPSRGRNPTGPELADSVHWLIGEHALTRTVRDSAALLDATEGPDLGAPYHAPPKARPYSLEVGAPPGRLRIGLTLRNAVGAPVHPECLSAVVATAKRLEGLGHSVIEGNLQIPGDDTLGQHFMTAWACGVVNTVEGLSRRLGRAPSPEDFEPFTWALYQYGLSQGLSAYLHAQTEILRFGRVFARHFEDVDVWLLPTVTEPAPVLGTFASEPDAPLAPLFRAAGFTPYCPMANMAGNPAMSVPLHWSPEGLPVGVQFIARFGDEATLLRLASQLEAAHPWTHRRPSVFG; encoded by the coding sequence ATGGACCCCTTCATCAGCCTCGACGCCACCGCCCAGGCCGACCTCGTGCGGCGCCGGGAGGTGACTCCGCTGGAGCTCGTGGACGCGGCCATCTCCCGCATCGAGCGCTGCAACCCCCGGCTCAACGCGGTGGTGCAGACCCAGTTCGAGACCGCGCGGCTGAGGGCGAAGTCCTCCCTGCCCGAGGGCCCCTTCACCGGCGTGCCCTTCCTCCTCAAGGATTTGCTCGCCGCGCAGGAGGGCCATCCGCTCACCTTCGGCTCGCGCTTCGCGAAGGACTTCGCGCCGGGCCACGACAGCGAGCTCGTCAAGCGCTACCTGCGCGCGGGGCTCGTCGTCCTGGGGAAGACCAACACGTCGGAGCTGGGGCTGCTCCCCACGACGGAGGGCTCGCTGCACGGGCCGTGTCGCAACCCATGGGACGTGACGCGCACGCCAGGAGGCTCCAGCGGCGGCGCGGCGGCGGCGGTGGCCAGCGGCATGGTGCCCTTCGCGCACGCGTCCGACGGCGGCGGCTCCATCCGCATCCCCGCGTCCGCGTGTGGCCTGTTCGGCCTCAAGCCCAGCCGGGGCCGCAACCCCACCGGGCCGGAGCTGGCCGACAGTGTCCACTGGTTGATAGGCGAGCATGCCCTCACCCGCACGGTGCGAGACAGCGCGGCGCTGCTCGACGCCACGGAAGGGCCTGACCTCGGCGCGCCCTATCACGCTCCGCCCAAGGCCCGTCCCTACAGCCTGGAGGTCGGCGCGCCCCCGGGACGGCTGCGCATCGGCCTGACGCTGCGCAACGCGGTGGGCGCCCCCGTCCACCCCGAGTGCCTCAGCGCCGTCGTCGCCACCGCGAAGCGGCTCGAGGGACTGGGCCACTCCGTCATCGAGGGCAACCTCCAGATTCCCGGCGACGACACGCTCGGACAGCACTTCATGACGGCCTGGGCCTGTGGCGTGGTGAACACCGTGGAGGGGCTCTCGCGCCGCCTGGGCCGCGCGCCCTCGCCGGAGGACTTCGAGCCCTTCACCTGGGCGCTGTATCAATACGGGCTCAGCCAGGGCCTGTCGGCCTACCTGCACGCGCAGACGGAAATCCTGCGCTTCGGCCGCGTCTTCGCCCGCCACTTCGAGGACGTGGACGTGTGGCTCCTGCCCACCGTCACCGAGCCCGCGCCCGTGCTCGGCACGTTCGCGTCCGAGCCCGACGCGCCGCTCGCCCCCCTGTTCCGCGCGGCGGGCTTCACGCCCTACTGCCCCATGGCCAACATGGCGGGCAATCCGGCGATGAGCGTGCCCCTGCACTGGAGTCCCGAGGGGCTGCCGGTGGGCGTGCAGTTCATCGCCCGCTTCGGCGACGAGGCCACGCTCTTGCGGCTGGCGTCGCAACTGGAGGCCGCGCACCCGTGGACGCACCGCCGGCCGTCGGTGTTCGGCTAG
- a CDS encoding glucosamine-6-phosphate deaminase has protein sequence MHIRVFESEQEAAAACAARIAEAVTAHPSLVLGLPTGRTPLNVYRELVALQARRRLDWSMARTFNLEEWVGLSPEDGGSFHAYMERHLFRHVNLSKERIHFLDGAASDFAEECERYEAELMAEGGLGLVLVGVGADGHLAFNAPSDHLRARCHRAKLSRGAREANAMFFGDDASRVPLEVLTLGMGALIQSRRAMLLAFGAQKAEAVKALVEGPLTPACPASFLQLHRDVEVWLDVPAASALAGRVQ, from the coding sequence ATGCACATCCGGGTCTTCGAATCCGAGCAGGAAGCGGCCGCCGCGTGCGCCGCGCGCATCGCCGAGGCGGTGACGGCGCATCCTTCATTGGTGTTGGGATTGCCCACGGGGCGCACGCCGCTCAACGTGTACCGGGAGCTGGTGGCCCTGCAGGCCAGGCGGCGGCTGGACTGGTCCATGGCGCGGACGTTCAACCTGGAGGAGTGGGTGGGGTTGTCGCCGGAGGATGGCGGCAGCTTCCACGCGTACATGGAGCGGCACCTGTTCCGACATGTGAACCTGTCGAAGGAGCGCATCCACTTCCTCGACGGCGCGGCGTCGGACTTCGCCGAGGAGTGCGAGCGCTACGAGGCGGAGTTGATGGCGGAGGGTGGGCTGGGATTGGTGTTGGTGGGCGTGGGCGCGGATGGGCACCTGGCGTTCAACGCGCCGTCGGACCACCTGCGCGCGCGCTGCCACCGGGCGAAGCTGAGCCGTGGGGCGCGCGAGGCGAACGCGATGTTCTTCGGGGATGACGCGAGCCGCGTGCCGTTGGAGGTGCTGACGCTGGGGATGGGCGCGCTCATCCAGTCGCGCCGGGCGATGCTGCTGGCGTTCGGCGCGCAGAAGGCGGAGGCGGTGAAGGCGCTGGTGGAGGGCCCGCTGACGCCTGCGTGTCCCGCGTCGTTCCTGCAACTGCATCGCGACGTGGAGGTGTGGCTGGACGTGCCCGCCGCGAGCGCGCTGGCGGGCCGCGTCCAGTAG
- a CDS encoding vWA domain-containing protein produces MSKRFIRILTTLFVTLALLGGGVTLYGDNIRKLFGVSASSLALEYPAATSGSESLRRKSLKSFGNNEAYGDSDTGQQARIPVAQAPAPSNTPQVINPRTEVREDAFSTFAVDVDTASYTQFRRSVTEHQLPHPSNVRVEEWVNYFRYAIPAPRPGQGPFHVALEAAPSPFAERQHLLKVSLQGRQVAKAERKPTHLVFLVDTSGSMQGPDRLALVQKSVKLAVEGLNPNDTVAITTYAGGVSTVLEPTPAKERKRINAALDALSASGGTAMGDGLELAYQQAVRMAGSQRVSRVIVLTDGDTNLGRNQTAETMLASIRQYVKEGVTLSTIGFGMGHYRDELMEKLANQGNGNCYYIDSEREAQRVFRDQLGGLLEVIAQDVKIQVEFDRTAVRAYRLLGYENRAIADADFRKDDVDAGEVGAGHTVTALYELDLTGEGDTVATVRVRAKKPGDSEAAEQRFVLNREQVKASLDRASDDLRFAAAVASTADLLRGTLTTDERNFSRIHSLAADATHGQEDRVEFLSLLGKLRQLLAPRLASSSR; encoded by the coding sequence ATGAGCAAGCGCTTCATCCGAATCCTCACCACCCTGTTCGTCACGCTCGCGCTGCTCGGCGGCGGCGTCACGCTGTACGGCGACAACATCCGGAAGCTCTTCGGCGTCAGCGCCTCGTCGCTCGCGTTGGAGTACCCCGCCGCCACCTCGGGCTCGGAGAGCCTGCGGCGCAAGAGCCTGAAGAGCTTCGGCAACAACGAAGCGTATGGCGATTCCGACACCGGGCAGCAGGCCCGCATCCCCGTCGCGCAGGCCCCCGCCCCGAGCAACACGCCCCAGGTCATCAATCCGCGCACGGAGGTCCGCGAGGACGCCTTCTCCACCTTCGCGGTGGACGTGGACACGGCCTCCTACACCCAGTTCCGCCGCTCCGTGACGGAGCACCAGCTCCCCCACCCCTCCAACGTTCGCGTGGAGGAGTGGGTCAACTACTTCCGCTACGCCATCCCCGCGCCCCGCCCCGGGCAGGGCCCGTTCCACGTCGCGCTCGAGGCCGCGCCCTCGCCCTTCGCGGAGCGTCAGCACCTGCTCAAGGTGAGCCTCCAGGGGCGCCAGGTCGCCAAGGCCGAGCGCAAGCCCACGCACCTGGTCTTCCTCGTGGACACCAGCGGCTCCATGCAGGGGCCCGACCGGCTGGCGCTCGTCCAGAAGTCGGTGAAGCTCGCGGTGGAGGGGCTCAACCCCAACGACACCGTGGCCATCACCACCTACGCCGGCGGCGTGTCCACCGTGCTCGAGCCCACGCCCGCCAAGGAGCGCAAGCGCATCAACGCCGCCCTCGACGCGCTCTCCGCGAGCGGTGGCACCGCGATGGGGGACGGCCTGGAGCTCGCCTACCAGCAGGCGGTGCGCATGGCGGGCTCACAGCGCGTCTCGCGCGTCATCGTGCTGACGGACGGCGACACCAACCTGGGCCGAAACCAGACGGCGGAGACGATGCTCGCCAGCATCCGCCAGTACGTGAAGGAGGGCGTCACCCTGTCCACGATTGGCTTCGGCATGGGCCACTACCGTGACGAGTTGATGGAGAAGCTGGCCAACCAGGGCAACGGCAACTGCTATTACATCGACTCGGAGCGCGAGGCGCAGCGCGTGTTCCGGGACCAGCTGGGCGGCCTGCTGGAGGTCATCGCCCAGGACGTGAAGATTCAGGTGGAGTTCGACCGCACGGCGGTGCGCGCCTATCGGCTGCTCGGCTACGAGAACCGCGCCATCGCCGACGCGGACTTCCGCAAGGATGACGTCGACGCGGGCGAGGTGGGCGCGGGCCACACCGTCACCGCGCTCTACGAGCTGGATTTGACGGGCGAGGGGGACACCGTGGCCACCGTGCGCGTGCGCGCCAAGAAGCCGGGCGACTCCGAGGCGGCCGAGCAGCGCTTCGTGCTGAACCGCGAGCAGGTGAAGGCGTCGCTGGACCGCGCCTCGGATGACCTGCGCTTCGCCGCGGCGGTCGCCAGCACCGCGGACCTGCTGCGCGGCACCCTCACCACCGACGAGCGCAACTTCTCCCGCATCCACTCGCTCGCCGCGGACGCCACCCACGGCCAGGAGGACCGCGTGGAGTTCCTCTCGCTGCTCGGCAAGCTGCGCCAGCTTCTCGCCCCGCGCCTCGCCAGCAGCTCGCGCTGA
- a CDS encoding di-heme oxidoredictase family protein, translating into MTRWMRGLVGCALLLTGCSRNDSKQPAPEPPRMAQDIFGELGDVLPSATPEQRASFERGRQVVLRRFTPEEGLGPSFNVVSCVNCHEKPVVGGGAGRYRNFLLVGQTLPDGSFIPTGVNGVQPHFSLDGVRRPTDTATNTLATRHPIPFFGVGLLAELPDEVILRNADPDDVDGDGISGRPNYDRGFVGRFGRKSQTVSIEGFIRGPVFNHMGITSNPLSEAAKARLPVPSALDGNTGAAGSEDAWGTVRQGQAAAPDEPTVDDDGVPDPEMTEQELFDLVSFSMLTAAPRPDEPTPESEAGRALFTSLGCDRCHVPALEGPRGLIPLYSDLLLHDMGPELDDGIVMKQASGAEFRTQPLWGITAVGPYLHDGRADDLDEAIRFHGGEARRSRDAYVALGSAEQARVIHFLESLGGRAQRSDGMLPPDAPVPAPGDWGGPTVALGAEDQERFRQGQHLFDRDFGLREGVGPHFNGDSCRACHFDPVSGGAGGLDLDVTRQGIFVDGAFLYPTPGTMAHRHGALDARPPLDPRSNFFERRQTPSLLGLGLIERIPEARILANEDPEDRDGDGVRGRAHRLADGRLGRFGWKAHVPSLHEFVRDALSNELGLTLVDEPGLTFGSARDEDPIPDPEVGTPTIESLTFYLSTLAPPPRTGARPDLDDAGRAVFHDVGCAKCHIPSLPTADGREVLLYSDLLLHDVMRDGRKGVEDGQARMNELRTPPLWGIARTAPYLHDGAASTVARAITLHGGEAESSRRAYEALSAPERDALLAFLQTL; encoded by the coding sequence ATGACACGCTGGATGCGTGGGCTGGTGGGGTGCGCCCTCCTGCTCACGGGATGCTCGCGGAACGACTCGAAGCAGCCCGCGCCCGAGCCCCCGCGGATGGCCCAGGACATCTTCGGGGAGCTGGGCGACGTGCTGCCCTCCGCGACACCGGAGCAGCGCGCGAGCTTCGAGCGGGGACGGCAGGTGGTGCTGCGCCGCTTCACGCCGGAGGAGGGGCTCGGTCCGTCCTTCAACGTGGTGAGCTGCGTGAACTGCCATGAGAAGCCCGTCGTCGGTGGCGGCGCGGGGCGATATCGAAACTTCCTCCTGGTGGGGCAGACGCTGCCAGATGGGTCCTTCATCCCCACGGGCGTCAACGGCGTGCAGCCACACTTCTCGTTGGACGGCGTGCGGCGGCCCACCGACACCGCCACCAACACCCTGGCCACGCGCCACCCCATCCCGTTCTTCGGCGTGGGGCTGCTGGCGGAGCTCCCCGACGAGGTCATCCTCCGCAACGCGGACCCGGACGACGTGGACGGCGACGGCATCAGCGGGCGCCCCAACTACGACCGGGGCTTCGTCGGCCGCTTCGGCCGTAAATCCCAGACGGTCTCCATCGAGGGCTTCATCCGAGGGCCTGTCTTCAACCACATGGGCATCACCTCCAATCCCTTGTCGGAGGCGGCCAAGGCCCGGCTCCCGGTGCCCAGCGCGCTGGATGGGAACACCGGCGCCGCGGGGTCCGAGGACGCTTGGGGCACGGTGCGCCAGGGGCAGGCGGCGGCGCCGGACGAGCCCACCGTGGACGATGACGGCGTGCCGGACCCGGAGATGACCGAGCAGGAGCTGTTCGACCTGGTGTCGTTCTCCATGCTCACCGCGGCGCCGCGCCCGGATGAGCCCACGCCAGAGTCGGAGGCCGGCCGCGCGCTGTTCACCTCGCTCGGGTGTGACCGCTGCCACGTGCCCGCGCTGGAGGGGCCCCGGGGCCTCATCCCGCTCTACAGCGACCTGCTCCTGCACGACATGGGGCCGGAGCTGGACGATGGCATCGTGATGAAGCAGGCCAGCGGCGCGGAGTTCCGCACCCAGCCCCTGTGGGGCATCACCGCCGTGGGGCCCTACCTGCACGATGGCCGCGCGGATGACCTGGACGAGGCCATCCGGTTCCATGGCGGTGAGGCCCGACGCTCGCGTGACGCCTACGTGGCCCTGGGCAGCGCCGAGCAGGCCCGCGTCATCCACTTCCTGGAGTCACTCGGAGGCCGGGCCCAGCGCAGCGACGGGATGCTCCCGCCGGACGCACCGGTGCCCGCTCCCGGCGACTGGGGTGGACCCACCGTGGCGCTCGGCGCGGAGGACCAGGAGCGCTTCCGGCAGGGGCAGCATCTGTTCGACCGGGACTTCGGTCTGCGGGAGGGAGTCGGGCCCCACTTCAACGGCGACTCCTGCCGGGCCTGTCACTTCGACCCCGTGTCCGGCGGAGCGGGAGGCCTGGACCTGGACGTCACGCGCCAGGGCATCTTCGTGGACGGGGCCTTCCTGTACCCCACGCCGGGGACCATGGCGCACCGGCACGGCGCGCTGGATGCACGGCCGCCGCTGGACCCGCGCAGCAACTTCTTCGAGCGGCGTCAGACGCCCTCCCTGCTGGGCCTGGGGCTCATCGAGCGCATCCCCGAGGCGCGCATCCTCGCCAACGAGGACCCCGAGGACCGCGACGGAGACGGGGTTCGCGGCAGGGCCCACCGGCTCGCGGATGGCAGACTGGGGCGCTTCGGCTGGAAGGCCCATGTGCCGAGCCTGCACGAGTTCGTCCGCGACGCCCTCAGCAACGAGCTGGGCCTGACGCTGGTCGACGAGCCAGGGCTCACCTTCGGCAGCGCACGGGACGAGGACCCCATCCCGGACCCGGAGGTGGGGACACCGACCATCGAGTCGCTCACCTTCTACCTGTCCACGCTCGCGCCGCCGCCGCGCACCGGGGCCCGGCCGGACCTGGACGACGCAGGACGCGCGGTGTTCCATGACGTGGGCTGCGCGAAGTGCCACATCCCCTCGCTGCCCACGGCGGACGGACGAGAGGTCCTGCTCTACAGCGACCTGCTCCTGCACGACGTGATGCGCGACGGACGAAAGGGTGTGGAGGATGGACAGGCGCGCATGAACGAGCTGCGCACGCCTCCGCTGTGGGGAATCGCGCGGACGGCGCCCTATCTCCATGACGGCGCGGCCAGCACCGTGGCCCGGGCCATCACCCTCCATGGAGGCGAGGCGGAGTCTTCACGGCGCGCCTACGAGGCGCTCTCCGCGCCGGAGCGCGACGCCCTGCTCGCGTTCCTCCAGACGCTCTGA
- a CDS encoding beta propeller repeat protein → MAVALGLALATGCGESAPTPPLVPSWTEAFDATDAGWLMNVSAPPGGALLTVGGRLDQGGLHQRQARDWAPVPLTESVPLLNWSHGFAEDDRWVVGNAGTVLHGDGVRWRRVEVPTDQDLWGIWGAAPDALWVVGGRGRQAGDATLLHYDGREWTVVAVPPLRRERVDAFYKVWGSARDDVWVVGQKGAVLHWDGAAWTEHFVGLGDDLICVWGTGRDRVVVVGGRSNGVVARWNGQTWDSRELAPLPGLNGVWMRAPEVAHVVGIEGTLAVLDVDTLTVQSEPATTRLTFHGVFGDASGQLTAVGGNLGALADDYRGLAWTRPLGPHE, encoded by the coding sequence ATGGCGGTGGCCCTGGGGCTCGCGCTCGCCACGGGCTGCGGCGAATCCGCGCCGACGCCCCCGCTCGTCCCCAGTTGGACCGAGGCCTTCGACGCGACGGACGCGGGCTGGTTGATGAACGTCTCCGCGCCACCGGGCGGCGCGCTCCTCACCGTGGGCGGCAGGCTCGACCAGGGGGGCCTCCATCAGCGACAGGCCCGGGACTGGGCGCCCGTGCCGCTCACCGAGTCCGTGCCGCTGCTCAACTGGAGCCACGGCTTCGCCGAGGATGACCGCTGGGTGGTGGGCAACGCGGGCACCGTCCTGCACGGAGATGGCGTGCGGTGGCGGCGCGTGGAGGTGCCCACGGACCAGGACCTGTGGGGCATCTGGGGCGCCGCGCCGGACGCGCTCTGGGTGGTGGGCGGCCGGGGACGACAGGCCGGGGACGCCACCCTGCTCCACTACGACGGCCGCGAATGGACGGTGGTGGCGGTGCCGCCGCTCCGCCGGGAGCGGGTGGATGCCTTCTACAAGGTCTGGGGCAGCGCCCGCGATGACGTCTGGGTCGTGGGCCAGAAGGGCGCGGTCCTCCACTGGGATGGAGCGGCGTGGACCGAGCACTTCGTGGGGCTCGGCGACGACCTCATCTGCGTGTGGGGGACCGGCCGCGACCGGGTGGTGGTGGTGGGCGGCCGCAGCAACGGCGTGGTGGCGCGCTGGAATGGACAGACATGGGACTCCCGCGAGCTCGCGCCGCTGCCCGGACTCAATGGCGTGTGGATGCGCGCGCCCGAGGTGGCGCACGTGGTGGGCATCGAGGGGACGCTGGCCGTGCTCGACGTGGACACGCTCACCGTCCAGTCCGAGCCCGCCACCACGCGCCTCACCTTCCACGGCGTCTTCGGGGATGCCTCCGGCCAGCTGACGGCCGTGGGCGGCAACCTGGGCGCGCTGGCGGATGACTATCGCGGCCTGGCCTGGACACGGCCGCTGGGCCCTCACGAGTAA
- a CDS encoding NHL repeat-containing protein, giving the protein MTSSSTRTWVFRWAVTSALLLSAACGSSSTPTRPDAGPPEDAGTTPDAGAPPDGGTGEARDTLTLLSGNTATGFVDGVGTQARFSGPAGATLTSDGASIYVADTFNNLLRRIDTATGAVVTLAGRVQQMGVVDGSSTEARFKSPRAMAAAPDGSALYLADGPTVRRITLPDARVTTLAGSPDSPGNVDGVGDEARLGSLLHSLALSEDGATLYIADRTHRVLRTLDIASRRVSTVAGARYTGADQSVDGRGAAARFSSLGGIVRVGAALYVADTFNHSVRRVDLTTYDVTTLAGAAGSPGNQDGVGAAARFDTPQSLTGDATFLYVTGWDGLLRRVALEDGRTTTLLGNADDVRPVDGVGPEVRLGIAFGPPLLDATRDVLYYNDRDANSLRRLDLRTLEMTTLAGAARPSGHVDGPGVQARFDSPSAIVAGDGAWLIADTYNHTVRSVTFADGETRTLAGRPGTPGAVDGPLETATLSYPAGLAWHGATQRLYVSDMGTHVVRVIDVRSRQVQTLAGTASAAGSSDGTGPAARFDSPQQLALTADGLTLYVADSANATVRAIDIATRVVTTVAGAAGERATVDGTGATARFREPTGLALDAATGRLYVADSSAHTLRAVAVATGAVTTVAGKDQTTGVVDGPATQALFKAPSGLALNPAGTRLYVADNGNHVLRALDVGTGTVSTWLGNPVRSGGIGPGQRVPFRDATLYFPQAVAVTEADVALLSDHGVYLARPQVAP; this is encoded by the coding sequence ATGACATCCAGCAGCACGAGGACCTGGGTCTTCCGGTGGGCCGTCACATCGGCCCTCCTCTTGAGCGCGGCCTGCGGCTCCAGCTCCACCCCCACTCGGCCCGATGCCGGCCCCCCGGAGGACGCGGGGACGACGCCCGACGCGGGAGCACCGCCGGACGGCGGCACGGGCGAGGCACGCGACACGCTGACGCTCCTGTCGGGAAACACGGCCACGGGCTTCGTGGATGGCGTGGGGACACAGGCGCGCTTCAGCGGCCCGGCGGGAGCGACGCTGACGTCGGACGGCGCGTCCATCTATGTCGCGGACACCTTCAACAACCTGCTGCGCCGCATCGACACCGCGACAGGAGCGGTCGTGACGCTGGCGGGGCGGGTGCAGCAGATGGGGGTGGTGGACGGCTCGAGCACGGAGGCGCGCTTCAAGAGTCCTCGCGCGATGGCCGCGGCGCCGGATGGCAGCGCCCTGTACCTGGCGGACGGCCCCACCGTCCGGAGAATCACCCTGCCGGACGCACGGGTGACGACGCTCGCCGGGAGCCCCGACTCCCCAGGCAACGTGGATGGCGTGGGCGACGAGGCGCGGCTGGGGTCGCTCCTCCACAGCCTGGCGCTCTCCGAGGACGGCGCGACGCTCTACATCGCGGACCGCACCCACCGCGTGCTCCGCACCCTGGACATCGCCAGCCGACGGGTGAGCACCGTGGCGGGGGCCCGCTACACCGGCGCGGACCAGAGCGTCGACGGACGCGGCGCCGCGGCGCGCTTCAGCAGCCTGGGCGGCATCGTCCGCGTCGGCGCCGCGCTGTACGTGGCGGACACCTTCAACCATTCGGTGCGGCGGGTCGACCTGACGACGTACGACGTCACCACGCTGGCGGGCGCCGCGGGCTCCCCCGGAAACCAGGACGGCGTGGGCGCCGCGGCGCGCTTCGACACGCCGCAGTCCCTGACGGGGGACGCCACCTTCCTGTACGTCACCGGGTGGGACGGCCTGCTGCGCCGGGTGGCCCTGGAGGATGGGCGCACCACCACGCTGCTGGGGAACGCGGACGATGTCCGTCCGGTGGACGGCGTGGGCCCGGAGGTGCGGCTGGGCATCGCCTTCGGACCGCCGCTGCTCGATGCCACGCGCGACGTCCTCTACTACAACGACCGCGACGCCAACTCGCTGCGCCGGCTGGACCTGCGCACGCTGGAGATGACGACGCTCGCCGGCGCGGCGCGGCCCTCCGGCCACGTGGACGGCCCCGGGGTCCAGGCCCGCTTCGACAGCCCCTCCGCCATCGTCGCGGGGGACGGCGCCTGGCTCATCGCCGACACGTACAACCACACCGTGCGCTCCGTCACGTTCGCTGACGGAGAGACGCGCACGCTCGCGGGCAGGCCCGGGACGCCGGGCGCCGTGGATGGCCCGCTGGAGACCGCCACGCTGAGCTACCCCGCGGGGCTCGCCTGGCACGGGGCCACCCAGCGGCTCTACGTCTCCGACATGGGGACCCACGTGGTGCGCGTCATCGACGTGCGAAGCCGGCAGGTCCAGACGCTGGCGGGCACGGCGAGCGCGGCGGGCAGCAGCGATGGCACCGGCCCGGCCGCCCGCTTCGACAGCCCCCAGCAACTCGCCCTGACGGCGGATGGGCTCACGCTGTACGTCGCGGACTCGGCCAACGCCACGGTGCGCGCCATCGACATCGCCACCCGGGTGGTGACGACGGTGGCCGGCGCCGCGGGCGAACGAGCCACCGTCGATGGCACGGGCGCCACCGCGCGCTTCCGGGAGCCCACGGGCCTCGCCCTGGATGCGGCCACGGGGCGACTCTACGTGGCCGACTCGAGCGCCCACACGCTGCGCGCCGTCGCGGTGGCCACGGGCGCGGTGACGACCGTCGCCGGGAAGGACCAGACGACGGGCGTGGTGGACGGCCCGGCCACCCAGGCCCTCTTCAAGGCCCCCTCGGGGCTGGCGCTGAACCCAGCGGGCACGCGCCTGTATGTCGCGGACAACGGCAACCACGTCCTCCGCGCCTTGGACGTGGGGACCGGCACGGTGTCCACGTGGCTCGGCAATCCCGTGCGCAGCGGCGGCATCGGCCCGGGGCAGCGCGTGCCCTTCCGGGACGCGACGCTCTACTTCCCCCAGGCGGTGGCGGTGACGGAGGCGGACGTCGCGCTCCTCTCCGACCACGGCGTCTATCTGGCTCGACCCCAGGTGGCTCCGTGA